In Onthophagus taurus isolate NC chromosome 6, IU_Otau_3.0, whole genome shotgun sequence, a genomic segment contains:
- the LOC111419611 gene encoding DNA polymerase alpha catalytic subunit produces the protein MENDAVEGRAKRQKLDKTGRFAALQKLKEHKQRGSKHKYEVDNIENVYEVVDEREYTKEVLNRQEENWIVDDDGSGYVEDGRDIFDDDLDSASIAAASKSKGSSSKKRKAVSENAGRGNLQFMLSSMPSKKKETVNLGEDDILSELIQEIDVNQSDLDQTSNKTSLLNEKQAAKNYMNSFSVPKPPKVTLTPMKMKKIEKPTSMKIFKSESILAKVQNNQSKSDAKVESKDVTKPIDEPLDSFDDIAADFDTNDFDANDFELLDQLEDSKTPRYENLPLKSNHIEEPSQKIDNSQTNIESSQLNDEYMTQIEEYKSVKEQDETITEEQLLEGWNTMREGCNQQEENIPIVNVESGNIPLQENEDGKKVFRFFWWDAFEDRRIQPGVVFLFGKTYCEVAKSYVSCCVAVRNILRKIFLLPRPTFKNDCNKEVTLLDVYHEFNNNIKLDTFKSKKTTKNYPFDPDVPLQSEYLEVRYSAKSPQIPEEFLSGNTYSKIFGLNTSYLEILLLDQKIKGPCWLEVAEPESVSNKISWCKYEVNCNTSNNLSVKSFMKNTPSPPPLTVATINTRTIVSHNTKTGSAKNEIVMITCLVQNKYFVDKQAPNPPFQQHFCVITRPDGKALPLNFHDSLQKYKGTRVQKMDSEKALLTYFINQLNNIDPDLIVGHDLQGYQLDLFCNRLTQLGIRHFSKLGRLKRGAIPPHGKFGKELFCGRLVCDVKVSAHELIKSRSYDLDALCQTVLKVQDGSRLSLEVEDIGRMYQNSQDLLKLITLTMQDTAFILKIMYELNVIPLALQITNIAGNVMSRTLLGGRSERNEFLLLHAFTEKDYLVPDKEFMKKVNKDETDTEIPASKRKKPTYSGGLVLDPKVGFYDTLILLMDFNSLYPSIIQEYNVCFTTLIQNGDVISFSMANTGVLPTEIRKLVESRRDVKKLMKNPDLNKDVYMQYNIRQTALKLTANSMYGCLGFSNSRFFAKHLAAFITQRGREILTNTKDTVEKMTFEVIYGDTDSIMINTNCLDYDQVFKVGNKIKIEINKLYKQVELDIDGVFKYLLLLKKKKYAAVTLSKMKNGQLKVAQEHKGLDIVRRDWSQLSAEAGKIILNHILSDQTIEEKITNVQQHLTKLKSDLEENVVPLPLLVITKQLTKNPKEYSEKNALTHVQVALRYNSKGGKQLQNGDTVPYIICEDGTSNAATQRGYHIEEFKNSTTLKLDVKYYLAQQIHPVISRLCSPIPELDSYQIANWLGLDTTHFKKPNNNESSSINKNDMVQYNDEIRYRNCEPFIFTCYFCKHLNTITDLIMDNQPFLNKCMNQECSVRPLDYLGNVQNQLSLAINKYIRKFYQFEMTCEDPSCTYDTNHVSTRIFNKYTVCKMCNEAVMYVKYPAKDLHMQLMYFQKLVDVGKHSKKHLVNSSLEVGYNALKETVDRMLIHSNFNVINLEEMFAPFAHKKEYNGKTLETTKIEDEDFDDPEENDDE, from the exons CAAGAAATTGATGTAAATCAATCCGATTTAGATCAAACCAGTAATAAAACTTCTCTTTTAAATGAAAAGCAAGCCGCTAAAAATTACATGAATTCGTTTTCTGTACCAAAACCACCCAAAGTCACATTAACTCcaatgaaaatgaagaaaattgaaaagcCAACATCaatgaaaatctttaaatcTGAGAGTATATTGGCAAAAGTTCAAAATAATCAAAGTAAATCTGATGCTAAAGTTGAATCGAAAGATGTTACTAAACCAATTGATGAACCTTTAGATTCATTTGATGATATTGCAGCTGATTTTGATACAAATGATTTTGATgcaaatgattttgaattattaGATCAACTTGAAGACAGTAAAACTCCaagatatgaaaatttaccacTTAAATCGAACCATATTGAAGAACCaagtcaaaaaattgataattctCAAACTAATATTGAATCAAGTCAATTAAATGATGAATATATGACCCAAATTGAGGAGTATAAATCTGTAAAAGAGCAAGATGAAACAATTACAGAAGAACAATTATTGGAAGGTTGGAATACAATGAGAGAGGGTTGTAATcaacaagaagaaaatattcCAATAGTAAATGTTGAAAGTGGAAACATTCCATTACAGGAAAATGAAGatgggaaaaaagtttttaggtttttttgGTGGGATGCTTTTGAAGATCGTCGAATTCAACCTGGAGTTGTCTTTTTATTTGGTAAAACTTATTGTGAAGTTGCTAAAAGTTATGTAAGTTGTTGTGTTGctgtaagaaatattttgaggaaaatttttttgctacCTAGACCAACG tttaaaaatgattgtaaCAAAGAAGTTACTTTATTAGATGTTTATCacgaatttaataacaatatcaaattagatacatttaaatcaaagaaaacGACAAAAAATTATCCTTTTGATCCAGATGTTCCATTACAATCTGAATATTTAGAAGTCAGATATTCc GCTAAATCACCTCAAATTCCAGAAGAATTCTTATCAGGAAATACTTACTCAAAAATATTTGGTTTAAATACAAGTTACttagaaattttgttgttagatcaaaaaataaaaggtcCATGTTGGTTAGAAGTGGCAGAGCCTGAATCTGTATCAAACAAAATAAGTTGGTGTAAATATGAGGTGAATTGTAACACATCGAATAATTTAAGTGTTAAAAGTTTCATGAAAAACACACCTTCACCTCCGCCATTAACAGTAGCCACTATTAATACAAGAACAATCGTTAGTCATAACACAAAAACTGGAAGTgccaaaaatgaaattgttatGATTACTTGTTTGgtgcaaaataaatatttcgttGATAAACAAGCACCAAACCCGCCgtttcaacaacatttttgtg TTATAACACGCCCTGATGGCAAAGCACttccattaaattttcacGATTCCCTTCAAAAATACAAAGGTACTCGAGTACAAAAAATGGATAGTGAAAAAGCtcttttaacatattttataaatcaattaaataacaTCGATCCTGATTTAATTGTTGGGCATGATTTACAAGGATATCAATTAGATCTTTTTTGTAATAGATTAACCCAATTGGGTATTCGCCATTTCAGTAAATTGGGACGTCTTAAAAGGGGTGCAATTCCTCCTCATGGAAAATTTGGAAAAGAACTATTTTGCGGTCGTTTAGTTTGCGATGTTAAAGTCTCAGCGCACGAACTTATTAAATCACGATCTTATGATTTGGACGCGTTATGCCAAACGGTTCTAAAAGTTCAAGATGGATCGCGATTAAGTTTAGAAGTTGAAGATATAGGTAGGATGTATCAAAATTCgcaagatttattaaaattaatcacacTAACCATGCAAGATACTGCGTTTATACTCAAAATCATGTACGAATTAAATGTGATTCCTTTAGCTTTACAAATAACAAATATAGCGGGAAATGTTATGTCGCGAACCTTATTAGGTGGTAGATCGGaaagaaacgaatttttattattacacgCGTTCACAGAAAAAGATTATTTGGTTCCTGATAAAGAATTTATGAAGAAAGTTAATAAAGATGAAACCGATACTGAAATACCTGCATCAAAACGAAAAAAACCCACGTATTCTGGTGGTTTAGTTTTAGATCCAAAAGTTGGTTTTTATGATACACTAATTTTATTGATGGATTTTAATTCGCTATATCCAAGTATTATCCAAGAATACAATGTTTGTTTTACAACGTTAATCCAAAATGGTGATGTTATAAGTTTTTCAATGGCAAATACGGGTGTTTTACCCacagaaataagaaaattagttGAAAGTAGAcgtgatgtaaaaaaattaatgaaaaacccagatttaaataaagatgttTACATGCAATATAATATAAGACAAACagctttaaaattaactgCTAACTCTATGTATGGATGTTTAGGTTTTTCTAATTCGAGATTTTTCGCTAAACATTTAGCAGCGTTTATCACGCAAAGAGGAAGAGAAATCTTAACAAACACTAAAGATACAGTTGAAAAAATGACTTTTGAAGTCATTTACGGTGATACCGATTCGATTATGATAAATACGAATTGTTTGGATTACGACCAAGTTTTTAAAGTTggcaataaaatcaaaattgaaatcaataaactttataaacagGTTGAATTAGACATCGATGgggtttttaaatatttattattattaaagaaaaagaaatacgCAGCTGTTACactctcaaaaatgaaaaacggGCAACTTAAAGTTGCGCAAGAACATAAAGGTTTAGATATCGTTCGTAGAGATTGGTCCCAATTATCGGCAGAAGcgggaaaaattattttaaatcatattctTTCTGACCAAAccattgaagaaaaaataacaaacgtTCAACAAcatttaactaaattaaaaagtgatttagAAGAAAACGTTGTGCCTTTACCCCTTTTGGTGATTACGaaacaattaacaaaaaatcctAAAGAATATTCAGAAAAGAATGCTTTAACCCACGTTCAAGTAGCTTTACGTTATAATTCTAAAGGTGGTAAACAATTACAAAACGGCGATACAGTTCCTTATATAATATGCGAAGATGGAACATCGAACGCAGCTACACAACGCGGTTATCACAtcgaagaatttaaaaattcaacaacGTTAAAATTAgatgttaaatattatttagccCAACAAATTCATCCTGTTATTTCAAGATTATGTAGTCCAATACCGGAATTAGACTCATATCAAATTGCAAATTGGCTTGGTTTGGATACAACACATTTTAAGAAACCTAATAATAACGAATCCTCTTCAATCAACAAAAATGATATGGTTCAATATAATGATGAGATTCGATATCGAAATTGCGAGCCTTTTATTTTTACgtgttatttttgtaaacatttgaatACAATAACCGATTTGATTATGGATAATcaaccatttttaaataagtgtATGAACCAAGAGTGTAGTGTCAGACCTTTGGATTATTTAGGAAACGTTCAAAACCAACTTTCTCtagctataaataaatatataagaaaattttatcaatttgaaATGACATGTGAGGATCCATCTTGTACATATGACACGAATCATGTTTCAACGCGaatattcaataaatataCAGTTTGTAAAATGTGTAATGAAGCAGTTATGTATGTTAAGTATCCAGCTAAAGATCTTCATATGCAATTGATGTATTTTCAAAAGTTGGTTGATGTTGGTAAACATTCTAAAA aacatTTGGTTAATTCATCATTAGAAGTAGGTTACAATGCTTTAAAAGAAACCGTTGATAGAATGTTGAtacattcaaattttaatgttataaatttggAAGAAATGTTTGCGCCGTTTGCGCATAAAAAAGAATACAATGGAAAAACATTGGAAACAActaaaattgaagatgaagATTTTGATGATCCTGAAGAAAACGATGATGAGTAA